Genomic window (Drosophila ananassae strain 14024-0371.13 chromosome 3L, ASM1763931v2, whole genome shotgun sequence):
GACTTCTTGATAATCCTattgttttgtagtttttcTTAAAGATAACAAAGTGGGGAACACTGATTcgaaaaggaaataaataacCTTAACAGAAAACACTTTGTACGACCTGTTTTTCAATATTTGAGACAAAATACACTTTTATTGGGTGGGTTAATATACAAAATCATGATAACCGATCTAAAAAATCTCATCATGTAAGATAACATATAAACTGAGGTGATTAGGCCTTTGCGGCGACTGCGAGGGCCTGCTCTAGATCCTTGATTAGATCATCGGCGTCCTCGAGACCGACTGAGAGACGGATCAAGCCATCGGTGATGCCCAAGGTCTTCCTGTCTTCAGCCGGAACAGAGGCGTGAGTCATGACAGAAGGAAGCTCAGCAAGACTCTCGTATCCGCCCAAGCTCTCAGCCAGAGTGAACACCTTAATAGCCTTCAGGAACGCGGTAGAGTGCTTCAGTTCACCCTTGATGTAGAAGGAGAACACGCCGCTGTAGCCGTAGGTCTGCTTCAGGGCGATCTGGTGCTGGGGGTGGGATGGCAGGCCGGGGTGGAGAACCTTCTCCACGAACGGATGCTTCTCCAGAAACTGGGCTACCTTCAGAGCGTTCTTCTGGTGCTGCTCCATGCGCAGCGACAGGGTCTTCAGACTTCTGTTCACCTGGTAGCAATCAAAGGGAGAGGGCACAATGCCGACGGCGTTCTGCAGGAACTTAAGGCTCTTGTACAGCTCCTCGGAGTTCATGGTGATTCCACCCATCACCACGTCGGTGTGGCCGTTCATGTACTTGGTCATCGAGTAGCAGACTAAATCCGCTCCCAGCTCCAGGGGCCGCTGGAAGTATGAGGTCAGGAAGGTATTGTCCACCGCCAGGATCAGGTCTTTCCGGACACCATGAACAAGTTTCGCGACCGCCTCGATGTCGGCGACCTTGATGAGAGGATTGGTGGGGGACTCCACCCACACGAGCTTGGTCTCGGGCTTGATGGAGTCCTTGATGAGCTGCAAGTTGGTGGGATCCACGAAGGTGGCTTGGATTCCCAGGCGGCCAGCGACCTGGCGGATCAAGCGGTTGGTGCCTCCGTAGACATCATCGCCGACGATTATGTGATCGCCGCTGCTCAACATAGTCAGCACTGCGGTGGTCGCTCCCAATCCTGACGAAAAGGTGAGTCCGTACTTGGCATTGTCCAAGGCAGCGAAGCAAGTTTCCAGCACATTCCTTGTGGGATTGCCACTCCTGGAGTACTCGAAGCCCCTGTGCTCTCCAGGCGCATCCTGTTTGAAGGTGGTGCTGAGGGAAATCTGTGGAATCACCGACGCACTCTTCCACTGCTCAGGGCTCTGGCCGGCGTGAATAGACTTGGTGGCGAAGCCGCTGGGCTGGGGTTTGAAGCTCATTTTGGGACGCGGATGGTAAGCAACTGACACGTGGAGGGATGGATTGAGAATATATATACGCCCAGAATCCCGGAACGGTCACCTGTTAGAGTCAGCTGGGAGGGGGTCACACTGTTTCTCTCCAGTGTTACCATGAGATACACTATTTTTCAAAACTAGCGAAGGCGCCACTTTTAAACTGGccacaaataaatacaaagtGTGATTAAgttttaatataatttgatACTTTAATAATCGATTATTCCGTTTATAATAATAGTTATGTATAATTAGTTATTTTCTGATCTGATCTGATGTATGTTACAATTCCAACTTAAGAGTAGGCACGATACTGAACAAAGGGAGTTCTCCGGAAGGCGACAGGGATTGGGGACTACACAGGAGGGGTTGGCAGTCTACCACAATTTGTCGTTGAATACGATTTCTTTAAAGATACAGTCCTGCTTGGCAATGCTGACCATGGCCTTCTTGGACTTCATCGCATCCTGCACCTTTTCCCGAACCTCAGCCGCCTTTACGTCGTTGCGGACGTAGAACAGTCGCACCAGATGGTCTTCGTTGAGGGAAGGATAACTGCCGAGCAACGTGTGCAAGTCCAGGACCAACAATTCAATGTCTGAGCTGAGCAGAGCAGAGAGAGTAGATATGAGGTCAAGAGGAGAATCGCTGAGGGATATCTTAGGAGCTATTTTCTCGAAGAAGAGCTTGAACCGCTTGGCCTCTGCCTTTATCTTCCGGGTGATGGCCTCAATCTCGGTGCGCGGTTTTGAGAGCCGCTTAGAAAGCAGTGCTCGGATGTAGCGCTTGGCCAGCAGCTTCTGTGC
Coding sequences:
- the LOC6494837 gene encoding cystathionine gamma-lyase, with protein sequence MSFKPQPSGFATKSIHAGQSPEQWKSASVIPQISLSTTFKQDAPGEHRGFEYSRSGNPTRNVLETCFAALDNAKYGLTFSSGLGATTAVLTMLSSGDHIIVGDDVYGGTNRLIRQVAGRLGIQATFVDPTNLQLIKDSIKPETKLVWVESPTNPLIKVADIEAVAKLVHGVRKDLILAVDNTFLTSYFQRPLELGADLVCYSMTKYMNGHTDVVMGGITMNSEELYKSLKFLQNAVGIVPSPFDCYQVNRSLKTLSLRMEQHQKNALKVAQFLEKHPFVEKVLHPGLPSHPQHQIALKQTYGYSGVFSFYIKGELKHSTAFLKAIKVFTLAESLGGYESLAELPSVMTHASVPAEDRKTLGITDGLIRLSVGLEDADDLIKDLEQALAVAAKA